In one window of Deltaproteobacteria bacterium DNA:
- a CDS encoding insulinase family protein yields MKRSIFAFVFALAFAGCASPTSAGNTAPATAAAPTTGGVQTEGAFTWTDINGMRVLVKRTPGAEFVAGQLYILGGVRNWTAQNAGIEQLALATAAEGGTHKLDKDAYARKLASLGSEVGGGSGNDFGSFGAKALKPAWDETFNLMVDAFLEPALPAQELEIQRARQLSGLHHEQESPDGRLGYLVHQQLFAGTPYANRAVGTLESVAAVKAADLAPYLDKLRETSRLVLVVVGDVDANHVIELAKQRFGSLPKGNYVQTPLPPLALAAPKLSTEARKLPTNYIQGTFSGPGWKDADLPAGMVAMNLLGYRLFEEVRTKRDLSYAPGASLRAGSEEPTGFLYVTAVDANTTWQVMLDEAKKLASTPATDAEVSGSKSLFLTGLLMGNETVDGQAGFLGRALIYGGDWHLAQTLPERIRAVTAADIQKFAQTHVNKLQTVVLGDPAKVNQPLFQSL; encoded by the coding sequence ATGAAGCGCTCGATCTTCGCGTTCGTGTTCGCGCTCGCCTTCGCCGGCTGCGCCAGCCCCACCTCTGCAGGCAACACCGCGCCGGCGACGGCCGCTGCGCCCACGACGGGCGGCGTGCAGACCGAGGGCGCCTTCACCTGGACCGACATCAACGGCATGCGCGTGCTGGTGAAGCGCACGCCCGGCGCCGAGTTCGTGGCCGGGCAGCTCTACATCCTCGGCGGCGTGCGCAACTGGACCGCGCAGAACGCCGGCATCGAGCAGCTCGCGCTGGCCACGGCGGCCGAGGGCGGCACGCACAAGCTCGACAAGGACGCCTACGCGCGCAAGCTCGCCTCGCTCGGCTCGGAGGTCGGCGGCGGCTCGGGGAACGACTTCGGCAGCTTCGGCGCCAAGGCGCTCAAGCCCGCCTGGGACGAGACGTTCAACCTCATGGTCGACGCGTTCCTGGAGCCGGCGCTGCCGGCACAGGAGCTGGAGATCCAGCGCGCGCGGCAGCTCTCGGGCCTGCACCACGAGCAGGAGAGCCCGGACGGCCGGCTCGGCTACCTGGTGCACCAGCAGCTCTTCGCGGGCACCCCGTACGCGAACCGCGCGGTGGGCACGCTGGAGAGCGTGGCCGCGGTGAAGGCCGCCGATCTCGCGCCGTACCTGGACAAGCTGCGCGAGACCAGCCGCCTGGTGCTCGTGGTCGTGGGCGACGTGGACGCGAACCACGTCATCGAGCTCGCCAAGCAGCGCTTCGGCTCGCTGCCCAAGGGCAACTACGTGCAGACGCCGCTGCCTCCGCTCGCGCTGGCCGCGCCCAAGCTGTCGACCGAGGCGCGCAAGCTCCCCACCAACTACATCCAGGGCACGTTCTCCGGCCCGGGCTGGAAGGACGCCGACCTGCCCGCGGGCATGGTGGCCATGAACCTGCTCGGCTACCGGCTCTTCGAGGAGGTGCGCACCAAGCGCGACCTCTCCTACGCGCCGGGCGCGAGCCTGCGCGCGGGCAGCGAGGAGCCCACCGGCTTCCTGTACGTCACCGCCGTCGACGCCAACACCACCTGGCAGGTCATGCTCGATGAGGCCAAGAAGCTCGCCAGCACGCCCGCCACCGACGCCGAGGTCTCGGGCAGCAAGAGCCTGTTCCTCACCGGCTTGCTCATGGGCAACGAGACCGTCGACGGGCAGGCCGGCTTCCTCGGGCGCGCCCTCATCTACGGCGGCGACTGGCACCTCGCGCAGACGTTGCCCGAGCGCATCCGCGCGGTCACGGCTGCCGACATCCAGAAGTTCGCGCAGACGCACGTGAACAAGCTCCAGACCGTGGTGCTCGGCGATCCCGCGAAGGTCAATCAACCGCTGTTCCAGTCGCTCTAG
- a CDS encoding MBL fold metallo-hydrolase: MKQFHVATLAMSLALSGCAPPGIRPGHAMALTFAALRADTPPAPAHAAQPFRRDARLAVTWIGHATALIQLDDKVVITDPVFTSRVGGLSPRLVAPGLQVSELPQLDAAVVSHMHFDHLSFDSLRMIASRTKALLLPAGGRNYVHDYSFDEIELGHWQSWEQGGLRITAVPVIHRGWRWGIDAFWSPQSFTGYVIEYHGLSVYFGGDTALDELTSTRRTSASRTSTRRCCPLRPWSRATS; encoded by the coding sequence ATGAAGCAATTCCACGTCGCCACGTTGGCCATGTCGCTCGCGCTGTCCGGTTGCGCACCGCCGGGCATTCGTCCGGGCCACGCGATGGCGCTCACCTTCGCGGCGCTGCGCGCGGACACGCCGCCTGCGCCCGCGCACGCCGCGCAGCCCTTTCGCCGCGACGCGCGGCTCGCAGTGACCTGGATTGGACATGCCACGGCGCTCATTCAGCTCGACGACAAGGTGGTGATCACCGATCCGGTCTTCACGAGCCGCGTGGGTGGGCTTTCACCGCGGCTGGTTGCGCCGGGCCTTCAGGTGTCGGAGCTGCCGCAGCTGGATGCGGCCGTCGTCTCGCACATGCACTTCGACCACCTGTCGTTCGACTCGCTGCGGATGATCGCCTCGCGCACGAAGGCGCTCCTGCTCCCAGCGGGCGGACGCAACTACGTCCACGACTACTCGTTCGACGAGATCGAGCTCGGTCACTGGCAGAGCTGGGAGCAGGGCGGGCTGCGCATCACGGCGGTGCCGGTGATTCACCGCGGCTGGCGCTGGGGCATCGACGCGTTCTGGAGCCCGCAGTCGTTCACGGGCTACGTCATCGAGTACCACGGGCTCTCCGTGTACTTTGGCGGCGACACCGCGCTCGACGAGCTGACTTCAACGAGGCGCACAAGCGCTTCCCGCACCTCGACGCGGCGCTGCTGCCCATTGCGCCCGTGGAGCCGCGCGACTTCATGA
- a CDS encoding 4-alpha-glucanotransferase: MARRSGVLIPLFSIRTPQGWGLGEIPDLVPFARWSREAGFSLVQLLPVNQPSSGQDSPYAASSAFALDPMFLSLEACEDFHHAGGSKALSVEQQLMLQRVRSAQFVPWRDLRPLKEFGTWMAYRHFHEHEWQKDTARAAELKRYVESQREWLEEFVLFKALHDERNTAWTDWEPELAGRDPGALASHRTRLQDKLLFLKWIQWQLDVQWRAARAEIRNLGVQLMGDLPFVVAGDSADVWAHQDEFRMDARVGVPPDAFSADGQDWGLPVFRWDVMAQNKLAWFRARGHRAAELFDYYRVDHVVGLYRTYHRFPDKRAAFSPDNEKDQTLNGEAVLRTLSERATVIAEDLGTVPDFVRTSLTKLNVPGYRVLRWEKDNAVFRDPMKWPALSVAVTGTHDTESMAEWYDLLSDAERKAFLDIPALNHLKARAPRIFDPQVRDAILDLIFRSGSDLTLLPFQDALGTRERVNVPGTVAESNWTFRMPQDVSALLADGATNARLRGLAQRSARLP, from the coding sequence ATGGCCCGTCGCTCCGGCGTCCTCATCCCGCTCTTCTCGATCCGCACCCCGCAGGGCTGGGGGCTCGGCGAGATCCCGGACCTCGTCCCGTTTGCGCGCTGGTCGCGCGAGGCCGGGTTCTCGCTCGTGCAGCTCTTGCCGGTGAACCAGCCGTCCAGCGGCCAGGACAGCCCGTACGCCGCGAGCAGCGCCTTCGCGCTCGACCCGATGTTCCTCTCGCTCGAGGCCTGCGAGGACTTTCACCACGCGGGCGGGTCGAAGGCGCTGTCGGTGGAGCAGCAGCTCATGCTCCAGCGCGTGCGCTCCGCGCAGTTCGTGCCCTGGCGCGACCTGCGGCCGCTCAAGGAGTTCGGGACGTGGATGGCCTATCGCCACTTCCACGAGCACGAGTGGCAGAAGGACACCGCGCGCGCCGCGGAGCTCAAGCGCTACGTCGAGTCGCAGCGCGAGTGGCTGGAGGAGTTCGTCCTCTTCAAGGCGCTGCACGACGAGCGCAACACCGCCTGGACCGACTGGGAGCCCGAGCTCGCCGGCCGTGATCCGGGCGCGCTCGCGTCGCACCGCACCCGGCTCCAGGACAAGCTGCTCTTCCTCAAGTGGATCCAGTGGCAGCTGGATGTGCAGTGGCGCGCCGCACGCGCGGAGATTCGCAACCTGGGCGTGCAGCTCATGGGCGATCTGCCGTTCGTGGTTGCGGGCGATTCGGCCGACGTCTGGGCGCACCAGGACGAGTTCCGCATGGACGCCCGCGTGGGGGTGCCGCCCGACGCCTTCAGCGCCGACGGCCAGGACTGGGGCCTGCCCGTCTTCCGCTGGGACGTGATGGCCCAGAACAAGCTCGCCTGGTTCCGCGCGCGCGGGCACCGCGCGGCCGAGCTCTTCGACTACTACCGCGTGGACCACGTGGTGGGCCTGTACCGCACCTACCACCGCTTCCCCGACAAGCGCGCCGCGTTCTCGCCCGACAACGAGAAGGACCAGACGCTGAATGGCGAGGCCGTGCTGCGGACGCTCTCGGAGCGCGCCACGGTGATCGCCGAGGATTTGGGCACGGTGCCCGACTTCGTGCGCACCTCGCTCACCAAGCTCAACGTGCCGGGCTACCGCGTGCTTCGCTGGGAGAAGGACAACGCGGTGTTCCGCGACCCGATGAAGTGGCCCGCGCTCTCGGTGGCCGTCACGGGCACGCACGACACCGAGTCGATGGCGGAGTGGTACGACCTCTTGTCCGATGCCGAGCGCAAAGCGTTCCTCGACATCCCGGCGCTGAACCACCTCAAGGCGCGCGCTCCAAGGATCTTCGACCCGCAGGTGCGCGACGCCATCCTCGACCTCATATTCCGCTCGGGGTCTGACCTGACGCTCCTTCCTTTTCAGGACGCGCTGGGAACTCGGGAGCGGGTGAATGTGCCGGGTACGGTGGCGGAGTCGAACTGGACGTTCCGCATGCCCCAGGACGTCTCCGCGCTCCTCGCCGACGGCGCCACCAACGCGCGCCTCCGCGGCCTGGCGCAACGCAGCGCGCGCTTGCCCTGA
- a CDS encoding insulinase family protein, with the protein MTLLTLLFATPAAAEVPLAQHTCPNGLTVLVAENHALPLITIEYAAKNGSMTEPPEYNGLSHLYEHMFFKGNAKIPNQEAFMARMRELGMEFNGTTETERVNYFFTSTSDHLNDAMAFMRDAVVSPLFDPKEFERERVVVTGEIDRNESNPYYHFWHTLNPHIWWKYPTRKDPLGSRDTVLHATTDMMRTIQHRYYVPNNSVIVVTGDVKAADVFAQADALYASWPKAADPFVEFPLVTHPPLPASSVVVVEQPVETFIGQFTYHGPSTVGPSVPDTYAADLLSTAISEPSSKFQKDLVDSGACVRVGMSWFTQKNVGPISISFEAAPDKIDACTKAVMDELPKIKSADYLSDEELANAAHTLEVGQAHERESGSGFAHAITFWWSSAGLDYYDGYVANVKKVTRADIARYLDTWILGKPTVFGAMVSPEMTKAGATEPHFAQLLGIPASQGVGPPKTNNAPAEKPTSKKKSKKGSK; encoded by the coding sequence ATGACGCTTCTGACCCTGTTGTTCGCCACACCTGCCGCCGCCGAGGTTCCGCTCGCCCAGCACACCTGCCCCAACGGGCTCACGGTGCTGGTCGCCGAGAACCACGCCCTGCCGCTCATCACCATCGAGTACGCGGCCAAGAACGGCTCCATGACCGAGCCGCCCGAGTACAACGGGCTCTCGCACCTCTACGAGCACATGTTCTTCAAGGGGAACGCGAAGATTCCGAACCAGGAAGCGTTCATGGCTCGCATGCGCGAGCTGGGCATGGAGTTCAACGGCACCACCGAGACCGAGCGGGTGAACTACTTCTTCACCTCGACGTCCGACCACCTCAACGACGCCATGGCCTTCATGCGCGACGCGGTGGTCAGCCCGCTCTTCGATCCCAAAGAGTTCGAGCGCGAGCGCGTGGTCGTGACCGGCGAGATCGACCGCAACGAGTCGAACCCGTACTACCACTTCTGGCACACGCTCAATCCGCACATCTGGTGGAAGTACCCCACGCGCAAGGACCCGCTCGGCTCGCGCGACACGGTGCTGCACGCCACCACCGACATGATGCGCACCATCCAGCACCGCTACTACGTGCCGAACAACTCGGTCATCGTGGTGACCGGTGACGTGAAGGCCGCCGACGTCTTCGCCCAGGCCGACGCGCTCTACGCCAGCTGGCCCAAGGCCGCCGACCCGTTCGTCGAGTTCCCGCTCGTGACCCACCCGCCACTGCCCGCGAGCTCGGTGGTCGTGGTGGAGCAGCCGGTGGAGACCTTCATCGGGCAGTTCACGTACCACGGCCCGAGCACCGTCGGCCCGAGCGTGCCCGACACCTACGCGGCGGACCTGCTCTCGACCGCGATCAGCGAGCCCTCGAGCAAGTTCCAGAAGGACCTCGTGGACTCGGGCGCGTGCGTGCGCGTGGGCATGAGCTGGTTCACGCAGAAGAACGTGGGCCCCATCTCCATCTCCTTCGAGGCCGCGCCCGACAAGATCGACGCCTGCACCAAGGCGGTGATGGACGAGCTGCCGAAAATCAAAAGCGCCGACTACCTGAGCGACGAAGAGCTCGCCAACGCGGCCCACACCCTCGAGGTCGGGCAGGCGCACGAGCGCGAGTCGGGCTCGGGCTTCGCGCACGCGATCACCTTCTGGTGGTCGAGCGCGGGCCTCGACTACTACGACGGCTACGTGGCCAACGTGAAGAAGGTCACCCGCGCCGACATCGCCCGCTACCTCGACACCTGGATCCTCGGGAAGCCGACCGTCTTCGGCGCCATGGTCTCGCCGGAGATGACCAAGGCCGGCGCCACCGAGCCGCACTTCGCGCAGCTGCTTGGAATCCCCGCGTCGCAAGGCGTTGGACCGCCCAAGACCAACAACGCGCCCGCCGAGAAGCCCACCTCGAAGAAGAAGTCGAAGAAGGGGAGCAAGTGA
- a CDS encoding MBL fold metallo-hydrolase, which yields MLPIAPVEPRDFMKRTHMDPREAVKAFQILGAKVLVPVHFDTFINSADELGDAPRLLDEAARAAGVADRVQRLKVGEQRVLVAKSAH from the coding sequence CTGCTGCCCATTGCGCCCGTGGAGCCGCGCGACTTCATGAAGCGCACGCACATGGATCCGCGCGAGGCGGTGAAGGCGTTTCAGATCCTCGGCGCGAAGGTGCTGGTGCCCGTGCACTTCGACACCTTCATCAATTCCGCCGACGAGCTCGGCGACGCGCCGCGCCTCCTCGACGAGGCCGCGCGCGCCGCGGGCGTCGCCGACCGCGTGCAGCGGCTGAAGGTGGGCGAGCAGCGCGTGCTGGTGGCGAAGTCAGCGCACTGA